A genomic segment from Leopardus geoffroyi isolate Oge1 chromosome A2, O.geoffroyi_Oge1_pat1.0, whole genome shotgun sequence encodes:
- the FASTK gene encoding fas-activated serine/threonine kinase isoform X1: MRKPRREPGSRAPRPTEGATCAGPGESWSPTPNSMLRVLLSAQASAARLSGLLLLPPVQPCCLGPGKWGDWPPGGGLHAGPVQGLQRLLEQARSPGELLRWLGQNPTKVRAHHYPVALRRLGQLLGSQPRPPPVEQATLQDLSQLIIRNCPSFDIHTIHVCLHLAVLLGFPSDGPLMCALEQERRFRLPPKPPPSLQPVLRGGQRLEATLSCPRFLRHPRQHLIRSLAEARPEELTPHVMVLLAQHLARHRLREPQLLEAIAHFLVVQEMQLSSKVVQKLVLPFGRLNYLPLEQQFMPCLERILAREAGVAPLATVNILMSLCQLRCLPFRALHFVFSPGFINHISGTPHALIVRRYLSLLDAAVELELPGYRGPRLPRRQQVPIFPQPLITDRARCKYSHKDIVAEGLRQLLGEEKYRQDLTVPPGYCTGEPRVGWPSPQGYRAVAGSQRPFLFLPPDFLLCVSSSGAVLPVRTQDPFLPYPPRSCPQGQAASQPTTHDPAQRVVLMLRERWHFCRDGRVLLGSRALRERHLGLMGYQLLPLPFEELESQRGLPQLKSYLRQKLQALGLRWGPEGGFG; encoded by the exons ATGAGGAAGCCGCGGAGGGAGCCCGGCTCCCGGGCCCCGAGACCGACTGAGGGAGCGACCTGCGCGGGGCCTGGGGAGTCAT GGTCTCCAACACCAAACTCCATGCTTCGagtcctgctctctgcccaggcCTCTGCTGCTCGGCTCTCTGGCCTGCTGCTGCTCCCGCCAGTACAGCCCTGTTGTCTGGGGCCCGGCAAGTGGGGGGACTGGCCTCCTGGAGGAGGCCTCCATGCAGGCCCCGTGCAGGGGCTACAGCGGCTTCTGGAACAGGCGAGGAGCCCGGGGGAGCTGCTGCGCTGGCTGGGCCAGAACCCCACCAAGGTGCGCGCCCATCACTACCCCGTGGCACTTCGTCGTCTGGGCCAGCTCTTGGGGTCTCAGCCACGGCCCCCTCCTGTGGAGCAGGCCACACTACAGGACTTGAGTCAGCTCATCATCCGAAACTGCCCCTCCTTTGATATTCACACCATCCACGTGTGTCTGCACCTTGCAGTCTTACTTG GCTTCCCATCAGATGGGCCCTTGATGTGTGCTCTGGAGCAGGAGAGAAGGTTCCGCCTCCCTCCGAAGCCACCTCCCTCTCTGCAACCTGTCCTTCGCGGTGGGCAAAGATTGGAAGCTACTCTGAGCTGCCCTCGTTTCCTGAGGCATCCACGGCAGCATCTCATCCGCAGCCTGGCAG AGGCCAGGCCGGAGGAACTGACACCCCACGTGATGGTGCTCCTGGCCCAGCACCTGGCCCGGCACCGGTTGCGGGAGCCCCAGCTTCTGGAAGCCATTGCCCATTTCCTGGTGGTCCAGGAAATGCAGCTCAGCAGCAAG GTGGTACAGAAGTTGGTCCTGCCCTTTGGGCGGCTGAACTACTTGCCCCTGGAACAGCAGTTTATGCCCTGCCTGGAGAGGATCCTGGCTCGGGAAGCAGGGGTGGCTCCCCTGGCTACTGTCAACATCTTGATGTCACTGTGCCAGCTGCGGTGCCTGCCCTTCAGGGCCCTGCACTTTGTCTTTTCCCCAGGATTCATCAACCACATCAGTG GCACCCCTCACGCCCTGATTGTGCGGCGCTACCTCTCCCTGCTGGACGCAGCCGTGGAGCTGGAACTTCCAGGATACCGGGGTCCCCGCCTTCCCCGAAGGCAGCAAGTGCCCATCTTCCCCCAGCCACTCATCACTGACCGTGCCCGCTGCAAGTACAG tCACAAGGATATAGTGGCGGAGGGGCTGCGCCAGCTGCTGGGGGAAGAGAAGTACCGGCAGGACCTGACCGTGCCTCCAGGCTACTGCACAGGTGAACCCCGGGTGGGGTGGCCCAGCCCGCAGGGATACAGAGCCGTGGCTGGAAGCCAGCggccctttctcttcctccctccagacTTCCTGTTGTGTGTCAGCAGCTCTGGTGCCGTGCTGCCCGTGAGGACCCAGGACCCCTTCCTACCATACCCTCCCAGGTCCTGTCCCCAGGGCCAGGCTGCCTCTCAGCCCACGACCCACGACCCGGCCCAAAG GGTGGTGCTGATGCTGCGGGAGCGCTGGCATTTCTGCCGCGACGGCCGAGTGCTGCTGGGCTCGCGGGCCCTACGGGAGCGGCACCTGGGCCTGATGGGCTACCAGCTCCTGCCG ctgCCCTTCGAGGAACTGGAGTCACAGAGAGGCCTACCCCAGCTCAAGAGCTACCTGAGGCAGAAGCTCCAGGCCTTGGGCCTCCGCTGGGGGCCTgaaggggg ATTCGGGTGA
- the FASTK gene encoding fas-activated serine/threonine kinase isoform X3, protein MRKPRREPGSRAPRPTEGATCAGPGESWSPTPNSMLRVLLSAQASAARLSGLLLLPPVQPCCLGPGKWGDWPPGGGLHAGPVQGLQRLLEQARSPGELLRWLGQNPTKVRAHHYPVALRRLGQLLGSQPRPPPVEQATLQDLSQLIIRNCPSFDIHTIHVCLHLAVLLGFPSDGPLMCALEQERRFRLPPKPPPSLQPVLRGGQRLEATLSCPRFLRHPRQHLIRSLAEARPEELTPHVMVLLAQHLARHRLREPQLLEAIAHFLVVQEMQLSSKVVQKLVLPFGRLNYLPLEQQFMPCLERILAREAGVAPLATVNILMSLCQLRCLPFRALHFVFSPGFINHISGTPHALIVRRYLSLLDAAVELELPGYRGPRLPRRQQVPIFPQPLITDRARCKYSHKDIVAEGLRQLLGEEKYRQDLTVPPGYCTDFLLCVSSSGAVLPVRTQDPFLPYPPRSCPQGQAASQPTTHDPAQRVVLMLRERWHFCRDGRVLLGSRALRERHLGLMGYQLLPLPFEELESQRGLPQLKSYLRQKLQALGLRWGPEGGFG, encoded by the exons ATGAGGAAGCCGCGGAGGGAGCCCGGCTCCCGGGCCCCGAGACCGACTGAGGGAGCGACCTGCGCGGGGCCTGGGGAGTCAT GGTCTCCAACACCAAACTCCATGCTTCGagtcctgctctctgcccaggcCTCTGCTGCTCGGCTCTCTGGCCTGCTGCTGCTCCCGCCAGTACAGCCCTGTTGTCTGGGGCCCGGCAAGTGGGGGGACTGGCCTCCTGGAGGAGGCCTCCATGCAGGCCCCGTGCAGGGGCTACAGCGGCTTCTGGAACAGGCGAGGAGCCCGGGGGAGCTGCTGCGCTGGCTGGGCCAGAACCCCACCAAGGTGCGCGCCCATCACTACCCCGTGGCACTTCGTCGTCTGGGCCAGCTCTTGGGGTCTCAGCCACGGCCCCCTCCTGTGGAGCAGGCCACACTACAGGACTTGAGTCAGCTCATCATCCGAAACTGCCCCTCCTTTGATATTCACACCATCCACGTGTGTCTGCACCTTGCAGTCTTACTTG GCTTCCCATCAGATGGGCCCTTGATGTGTGCTCTGGAGCAGGAGAGAAGGTTCCGCCTCCCTCCGAAGCCACCTCCCTCTCTGCAACCTGTCCTTCGCGGTGGGCAAAGATTGGAAGCTACTCTGAGCTGCCCTCGTTTCCTGAGGCATCCACGGCAGCATCTCATCCGCAGCCTGGCAG AGGCCAGGCCGGAGGAACTGACACCCCACGTGATGGTGCTCCTGGCCCAGCACCTGGCCCGGCACCGGTTGCGGGAGCCCCAGCTTCTGGAAGCCATTGCCCATTTCCTGGTGGTCCAGGAAATGCAGCTCAGCAGCAAG GTGGTACAGAAGTTGGTCCTGCCCTTTGGGCGGCTGAACTACTTGCCCCTGGAACAGCAGTTTATGCCCTGCCTGGAGAGGATCCTGGCTCGGGAAGCAGGGGTGGCTCCCCTGGCTACTGTCAACATCTTGATGTCACTGTGCCAGCTGCGGTGCCTGCCCTTCAGGGCCCTGCACTTTGTCTTTTCCCCAGGATTCATCAACCACATCAGTG GCACCCCTCACGCCCTGATTGTGCGGCGCTACCTCTCCCTGCTGGACGCAGCCGTGGAGCTGGAACTTCCAGGATACCGGGGTCCCCGCCTTCCCCGAAGGCAGCAAGTGCCCATCTTCCCCCAGCCACTCATCACTGACCGTGCCCGCTGCAAGTACAG tCACAAGGATATAGTGGCGGAGGGGCTGCGCCAGCTGCTGGGGGAAGAGAAGTACCGGCAGGACCTGACCGTGCCTCCAGGCTACTGCACAG acTTCCTGTTGTGTGTCAGCAGCTCTGGTGCCGTGCTGCCCGTGAGGACCCAGGACCCCTTCCTACCATACCCTCCCAGGTCCTGTCCCCAGGGCCAGGCTGCCTCTCAGCCCACGACCCACGACCCGGCCCAAAG GGTGGTGCTGATGCTGCGGGAGCGCTGGCATTTCTGCCGCGACGGCCGAGTGCTGCTGGGCTCGCGGGCCCTACGGGAGCGGCACCTGGGCCTGATGGGCTACCAGCTCCTGCCG ctgCCCTTCGAGGAACTGGAGTCACAGAGAGGCCTACCCCAGCTCAAGAGCTACCTGAGGCAGAAGCTCCAGGCCTTGGGCCTCCGCTGGGGGCCTgaaggggg ATTCGGGTGA
- the FASTK gene encoding fas-activated serine/threonine kinase isoform X6 has translation MRKPRREPGSRAPRPTEGATCAGPGESCFPSDGPLMCALEQERRFRLPPKPPPSLQPVLRGGQRLEATLSCPRFLRHPRQHLIRSLAEARPEELTPHVMVLLAQHLARHRLREPQLLEAIAHFLVVQEMQLSSKVVQKLVLPFGRLNYLPLEQQFMPCLERILAREAGVAPLATVNILMSLCQLRCLPFRALHFVFSPGFINHISGTPHALIVRRYLSLLDAAVELELPGYRGPRLPRRQQVPIFPQPLITDRARCKYSHKDIVAEGLRQLLGEEKYRQDLTVPPGYCTDFLLCVSSSGAVLPVRTQDPFLPYPPRSCPQGQAASQPTTHDPAQRVVLMLRERWHFCRDGRVLLGSRALRERHLGLMGYQLLPLPFEELESQRGLPQLKSYLRQKLQALGLRWGPEGG, from the exons ATGAGGAAGCCGCGGAGGGAGCCCGGCTCCCGGGCCCCGAGACCGACTGAGGGAGCGACCTGCGCGGGGCCTGGGGAGTCAT GCTTCCCATCAGATGGGCCCTTGATGTGTGCTCTGGAGCAGGAGAGAAGGTTCCGCCTCCCTCCGAAGCCACCTCCCTCTCTGCAACCTGTCCTTCGCGGTGGGCAAAGATTGGAAGCTACTCTGAGCTGCCCTCGTTTCCTGAGGCATCCACGGCAGCATCTCATCCGCAGCCTGGCAG AGGCCAGGCCGGAGGAACTGACACCCCACGTGATGGTGCTCCTGGCCCAGCACCTGGCCCGGCACCGGTTGCGGGAGCCCCAGCTTCTGGAAGCCATTGCCCATTTCCTGGTGGTCCAGGAAATGCAGCTCAGCAGCAAG GTGGTACAGAAGTTGGTCCTGCCCTTTGGGCGGCTGAACTACTTGCCCCTGGAACAGCAGTTTATGCCCTGCCTGGAGAGGATCCTGGCTCGGGAAGCAGGGGTGGCTCCCCTGGCTACTGTCAACATCTTGATGTCACTGTGCCAGCTGCGGTGCCTGCCCTTCAGGGCCCTGCACTTTGTCTTTTCCCCAGGATTCATCAACCACATCAGTG GCACCCCTCACGCCCTGATTGTGCGGCGCTACCTCTCCCTGCTGGACGCAGCCGTGGAGCTGGAACTTCCAGGATACCGGGGTCCCCGCCTTCCCCGAAGGCAGCAAGTGCCCATCTTCCCCCAGCCACTCATCACTGACCGTGCCCGCTGCAAGTACAG tCACAAGGATATAGTGGCGGAGGGGCTGCGCCAGCTGCTGGGGGAAGAGAAGTACCGGCAGGACCTGACCGTGCCTCCAGGCTACTGCACAG acTTCCTGTTGTGTGTCAGCAGCTCTGGTGCCGTGCTGCCCGTGAGGACCCAGGACCCCTTCCTACCATACCCTCCCAGGTCCTGTCCCCAGGGCCAGGCTGCCTCTCAGCCCACGACCCACGACCCGGCCCAAAG GGTGGTGCTGATGCTGCGGGAGCGCTGGCATTTCTGCCGCGACGGCCGAGTGCTGCTGGGCTCGCGGGCCCTACGGGAGCGGCACCTGGGCCTGATGGGCTACCAGCTCCTGCCG ctgCCCTTCGAGGAACTGGAGTCACAGAGAGGCCTACCCCAGCTCAAGAGCTACCTGAGGCAGAAGCTCCAGGCCTTGGGCCTCCGCTGGGGGCCTgaaggggggtga
- the FASTK gene encoding fas-activated serine/threonine kinase isoform X4 has protein sequence MRKPRREPGSRAPRPTEGATCAGPGESWSPTPNSMLRVLLSAQASAARLSGLLLLPPVQPCCLGPGKWGDWPPGGGLHAGPVQGLQRLLEQARSPGELLRWLGQNPTKVRAHHYPVALRRLGQLLGSQPRPPPVEQATLQDLSQLIIRNCPSFDIHTIHVCLHLAVLLGFPSDGPLMCALEQERRFRLPPKPPPSLQPVLRGGQRLEATLSCPRFLRHPRQHLIRSLAEARPEELTPHVMVLLAQHLARHRLREPQLLEAIAHFLVVQEMQLSSKVVQKLVLPFGRLNYLPLEQQFMPCLERILAREAGVAPLATVNILMSLCQLRCLPFRALHFVFSPGFINHISGTPHALIVRRYLSLLDAAVELELPGYRGPRLPRRQQVPIFPQPLITDRARCKYSHKDIVAEGLRQLLGEEKYRQDLTVPPGYCTDFLLCVSSSGAVLPVRTQDPFLPYPPRSCPQGQAASQPTTHDPAQRVVLMLRERWHFCRDGRVLLGSRALRERHLGLMGYQLLPLPFEELESQRGLPQLKSYLRQKLQALGLRWGPEGG, from the exons ATGAGGAAGCCGCGGAGGGAGCCCGGCTCCCGGGCCCCGAGACCGACTGAGGGAGCGACCTGCGCGGGGCCTGGGGAGTCAT GGTCTCCAACACCAAACTCCATGCTTCGagtcctgctctctgcccaggcCTCTGCTGCTCGGCTCTCTGGCCTGCTGCTGCTCCCGCCAGTACAGCCCTGTTGTCTGGGGCCCGGCAAGTGGGGGGACTGGCCTCCTGGAGGAGGCCTCCATGCAGGCCCCGTGCAGGGGCTACAGCGGCTTCTGGAACAGGCGAGGAGCCCGGGGGAGCTGCTGCGCTGGCTGGGCCAGAACCCCACCAAGGTGCGCGCCCATCACTACCCCGTGGCACTTCGTCGTCTGGGCCAGCTCTTGGGGTCTCAGCCACGGCCCCCTCCTGTGGAGCAGGCCACACTACAGGACTTGAGTCAGCTCATCATCCGAAACTGCCCCTCCTTTGATATTCACACCATCCACGTGTGTCTGCACCTTGCAGTCTTACTTG GCTTCCCATCAGATGGGCCCTTGATGTGTGCTCTGGAGCAGGAGAGAAGGTTCCGCCTCCCTCCGAAGCCACCTCCCTCTCTGCAACCTGTCCTTCGCGGTGGGCAAAGATTGGAAGCTACTCTGAGCTGCCCTCGTTTCCTGAGGCATCCACGGCAGCATCTCATCCGCAGCCTGGCAG AGGCCAGGCCGGAGGAACTGACACCCCACGTGATGGTGCTCCTGGCCCAGCACCTGGCCCGGCACCGGTTGCGGGAGCCCCAGCTTCTGGAAGCCATTGCCCATTTCCTGGTGGTCCAGGAAATGCAGCTCAGCAGCAAG GTGGTACAGAAGTTGGTCCTGCCCTTTGGGCGGCTGAACTACTTGCCCCTGGAACAGCAGTTTATGCCCTGCCTGGAGAGGATCCTGGCTCGGGAAGCAGGGGTGGCTCCCCTGGCTACTGTCAACATCTTGATGTCACTGTGCCAGCTGCGGTGCCTGCCCTTCAGGGCCCTGCACTTTGTCTTTTCCCCAGGATTCATCAACCACATCAGTG GCACCCCTCACGCCCTGATTGTGCGGCGCTACCTCTCCCTGCTGGACGCAGCCGTGGAGCTGGAACTTCCAGGATACCGGGGTCCCCGCCTTCCCCGAAGGCAGCAAGTGCCCATCTTCCCCCAGCCACTCATCACTGACCGTGCCCGCTGCAAGTACAG tCACAAGGATATAGTGGCGGAGGGGCTGCGCCAGCTGCTGGGGGAAGAGAAGTACCGGCAGGACCTGACCGTGCCTCCAGGCTACTGCACAG acTTCCTGTTGTGTGTCAGCAGCTCTGGTGCCGTGCTGCCCGTGAGGACCCAGGACCCCTTCCTACCATACCCTCCCAGGTCCTGTCCCCAGGGCCAGGCTGCCTCTCAGCCCACGACCCACGACCCGGCCCAAAG GGTGGTGCTGATGCTGCGGGAGCGCTGGCATTTCTGCCGCGACGGCCGAGTGCTGCTGGGCTCGCGGGCCCTACGGGAGCGGCACCTGGGCCTGATGGGCTACCAGCTCCTGCCG ctgCCCTTCGAGGAACTGGAGTCACAGAGAGGCCTACCCCAGCTCAAGAGCTACCTGAGGCAGAAGCTCCAGGCCTTGGGCCTCCGCTGGGGGCCTgaaggggggtga
- the FASTK gene encoding fas-activated serine/threonine kinase isoform X2, protein MRKPRREPGSRAPRPTEGATCAGPGESWSPTPNSMLRVLLSAQASAARLSGLLLLPPVQPCCLGPGKWGDWPPGGGLHAGPVQGLQRLLEQARSPGELLRWLGQNPTKVRAHHYPVALRRLGQLLGSQPRPPPVEQATLQDLSQLIIRNCPSFDIHTIHVCLHLAVLLGFPSDGPLMCALEQERRFRLPPKPPPSLQPVLRGGQRLEATLSCPRFLRHPRQHLIRSLAEARPEELTPHVMVLLAQHLARHRLREPQLLEAIAHFLVVQEMQLSSKVVQKLVLPFGRLNYLPLEQQFMPCLERILAREAGVAPLATVNILMSLCQLRCLPFRALHFVFSPGFINHISGTPHALIVRRYLSLLDAAVELELPGYRGPRLPRRQQVPIFPQPLITDRARCKYSHKDIVAEGLRQLLGEEKYRQDLTVPPGYCTGEPRVGWPSPQGYRAVAGSQRPFLFLPPDFLLCVSSSGAVLPVRTQDPFLPYPPRSCPQGQAASQPTTHDPAQRVVLMLRERWHFCRDGRVLLGSRALRERHLGLMGYQLLPLPFEELESQRGLPQLKSYLRQKLQALGLRWGPEGG, encoded by the exons ATGAGGAAGCCGCGGAGGGAGCCCGGCTCCCGGGCCCCGAGACCGACTGAGGGAGCGACCTGCGCGGGGCCTGGGGAGTCAT GGTCTCCAACACCAAACTCCATGCTTCGagtcctgctctctgcccaggcCTCTGCTGCTCGGCTCTCTGGCCTGCTGCTGCTCCCGCCAGTACAGCCCTGTTGTCTGGGGCCCGGCAAGTGGGGGGACTGGCCTCCTGGAGGAGGCCTCCATGCAGGCCCCGTGCAGGGGCTACAGCGGCTTCTGGAACAGGCGAGGAGCCCGGGGGAGCTGCTGCGCTGGCTGGGCCAGAACCCCACCAAGGTGCGCGCCCATCACTACCCCGTGGCACTTCGTCGTCTGGGCCAGCTCTTGGGGTCTCAGCCACGGCCCCCTCCTGTGGAGCAGGCCACACTACAGGACTTGAGTCAGCTCATCATCCGAAACTGCCCCTCCTTTGATATTCACACCATCCACGTGTGTCTGCACCTTGCAGTCTTACTTG GCTTCCCATCAGATGGGCCCTTGATGTGTGCTCTGGAGCAGGAGAGAAGGTTCCGCCTCCCTCCGAAGCCACCTCCCTCTCTGCAACCTGTCCTTCGCGGTGGGCAAAGATTGGAAGCTACTCTGAGCTGCCCTCGTTTCCTGAGGCATCCACGGCAGCATCTCATCCGCAGCCTGGCAG AGGCCAGGCCGGAGGAACTGACACCCCACGTGATGGTGCTCCTGGCCCAGCACCTGGCCCGGCACCGGTTGCGGGAGCCCCAGCTTCTGGAAGCCATTGCCCATTTCCTGGTGGTCCAGGAAATGCAGCTCAGCAGCAAG GTGGTACAGAAGTTGGTCCTGCCCTTTGGGCGGCTGAACTACTTGCCCCTGGAACAGCAGTTTATGCCCTGCCTGGAGAGGATCCTGGCTCGGGAAGCAGGGGTGGCTCCCCTGGCTACTGTCAACATCTTGATGTCACTGTGCCAGCTGCGGTGCCTGCCCTTCAGGGCCCTGCACTTTGTCTTTTCCCCAGGATTCATCAACCACATCAGTG GCACCCCTCACGCCCTGATTGTGCGGCGCTACCTCTCCCTGCTGGACGCAGCCGTGGAGCTGGAACTTCCAGGATACCGGGGTCCCCGCCTTCCCCGAAGGCAGCAAGTGCCCATCTTCCCCCAGCCACTCATCACTGACCGTGCCCGCTGCAAGTACAG tCACAAGGATATAGTGGCGGAGGGGCTGCGCCAGCTGCTGGGGGAAGAGAAGTACCGGCAGGACCTGACCGTGCCTCCAGGCTACTGCACAGGTGAACCCCGGGTGGGGTGGCCCAGCCCGCAGGGATACAGAGCCGTGGCTGGAAGCCAGCggccctttctcttcctccctccagacTTCCTGTTGTGTGTCAGCAGCTCTGGTGCCGTGCTGCCCGTGAGGACCCAGGACCCCTTCCTACCATACCCTCCCAGGTCCTGTCCCCAGGGCCAGGCTGCCTCTCAGCCCACGACCCACGACCCGGCCCAAAG GGTGGTGCTGATGCTGCGGGAGCGCTGGCATTTCTGCCGCGACGGCCGAGTGCTGCTGGGCTCGCGGGCCCTACGGGAGCGGCACCTGGGCCTGATGGGCTACCAGCTCCTGCCG ctgCCCTTCGAGGAACTGGAGTCACAGAGAGGCCTACCCCAGCTCAAGAGCTACCTGAGGCAGAAGCTCCAGGCCTTGGGCCTCCGCTGGGGGCCTgaaggggggtga
- the FASTK gene encoding fas-activated serine/threonine kinase isoform X5, translated as MRKPRREPGSRAPRPTEGATCAGPGESWSPTPNSMLRVLLSAQASAARLSGLLLLPPVQPCCLGPGKWGDWPPGGGLHAGPVQGLQRLLEQARSPGELLRWLGQNPTKVRAHHYPVALRRLGQLLGSQPRPPPVEQATLQDLSQLIIRNCPSFDIHTIHVCLHLAVLLGFPSDGPLMCALEQERRFRLPPKPPPSLQPVLRGGQRLEATLSCPRFLRHPRQHLIRSLAEARPEELTPHVMVLLAQHLARHRLREPQLLEAIAHFLVVQEMQLSSKVVQKLVLPFGRLNYLPLEQQFMPCLERILAREAGVAPLATVNILMSLCQLRCLPFRALHFVFSPGFINHISGTPHALIVRRYLSLLDAAVELELPGYRGPRLPRRQQVPIFPQPLITDRARCKYSHKDIVAEGLRQLLGEEKYRQDLTVPPGYCTGEPRLWCRAAREDPGPLPTIPSQVLSPGPGCLSAHDPRPGPKGGADAAGALAFLPRRPSAAGLAGPTGAAPGPDGLPAPAAALRGTGVTERPTPAQELPEAEAPGLGPPLGA; from the exons ATGAGGAAGCCGCGGAGGGAGCCCGGCTCCCGGGCCCCGAGACCGACTGAGGGAGCGACCTGCGCGGGGCCTGGGGAGTCAT GGTCTCCAACACCAAACTCCATGCTTCGagtcctgctctctgcccaggcCTCTGCTGCTCGGCTCTCTGGCCTGCTGCTGCTCCCGCCAGTACAGCCCTGTTGTCTGGGGCCCGGCAAGTGGGGGGACTGGCCTCCTGGAGGAGGCCTCCATGCAGGCCCCGTGCAGGGGCTACAGCGGCTTCTGGAACAGGCGAGGAGCCCGGGGGAGCTGCTGCGCTGGCTGGGCCAGAACCCCACCAAGGTGCGCGCCCATCACTACCCCGTGGCACTTCGTCGTCTGGGCCAGCTCTTGGGGTCTCAGCCACGGCCCCCTCCTGTGGAGCAGGCCACACTACAGGACTTGAGTCAGCTCATCATCCGAAACTGCCCCTCCTTTGATATTCACACCATCCACGTGTGTCTGCACCTTGCAGTCTTACTTG GCTTCCCATCAGATGGGCCCTTGATGTGTGCTCTGGAGCAGGAGAGAAGGTTCCGCCTCCCTCCGAAGCCACCTCCCTCTCTGCAACCTGTCCTTCGCGGTGGGCAAAGATTGGAAGCTACTCTGAGCTGCCCTCGTTTCCTGAGGCATCCACGGCAGCATCTCATCCGCAGCCTGGCAG AGGCCAGGCCGGAGGAACTGACACCCCACGTGATGGTGCTCCTGGCCCAGCACCTGGCCCGGCACCGGTTGCGGGAGCCCCAGCTTCTGGAAGCCATTGCCCATTTCCTGGTGGTCCAGGAAATGCAGCTCAGCAGCAAG GTGGTACAGAAGTTGGTCCTGCCCTTTGGGCGGCTGAACTACTTGCCCCTGGAACAGCAGTTTATGCCCTGCCTGGAGAGGATCCTGGCTCGGGAAGCAGGGGTGGCTCCCCTGGCTACTGTCAACATCTTGATGTCACTGTGCCAGCTGCGGTGCCTGCCCTTCAGGGCCCTGCACTTTGTCTTTTCCCCAGGATTCATCAACCACATCAGTG GCACCCCTCACGCCCTGATTGTGCGGCGCTACCTCTCCCTGCTGGACGCAGCCGTGGAGCTGGAACTTCCAGGATACCGGGGTCCCCGCCTTCCCCGAAGGCAGCAAGTGCCCATCTTCCCCCAGCCACTCATCACTGACCGTGCCCGCTGCAAGTACAG tCACAAGGATATAGTGGCGGAGGGGCTGCGCCAGCTGCTGGGGGAAGAGAAGTACCGGCAGGACCTGACCGTGCCTCCAGGCTACTGCACAGGTGAACCCCGG CTCTGGTGCCGTGCTGCCCGTGAGGACCCAGGACCCCTTCCTACCATACCCTCCCAGGTCCTGTCCCCAGGGCCAGGCTGCCTCTCAGCCCACGACCCACGACCCGGCCCAAAG GGTGGTGCTGATGCTGCGGGAGCGCTGGCATTTCTGCCGCGACGGCCGAGTGCTGCTGGGCTCGCGGGCCCTACGGGAGCGGCACCTGGGCCTGATGGGCTACCAGCTCCTGCCG ctgCCCTTCGAGGAACTGGAGTCACAGAGAGGCCTACCCCAGCTCAAGAGCTACCTGAGGCAGAAGCTCCAGGCCTTGGGCCTCCGCTGGGGGCCTga
- the TMUB1 gene encoding transmembrane and ubiquitin-like domain-containing protein 1, translating into MLRAAAAGKEGVPSGVRDLGASRPEVPEGPLWSWRSRALSSVAGKAGAMALIEGVGDEVTILFAVLACLLVLALAWVSTHTAEGADPLPQPSGTPTPAQPSEAMAVTGSIRGEAPGAETPSLRHRGQAAQPEPGMGLSATSPTPDSPQEPLVLRLKFLNDSEQVARAWPHDTIGSLKRTQFPGREQQVRLIYQGQLLGDDTQTLGSLHLPPNCVLHCHVSTRVGPPHPPCPPGSEPGPSGLEIGSLLLPLLLLLLLLLWYCQIQYRPFFPLTATLGLAGFTLLLSLLAFAMYRP; encoded by the exons ATGCTTCGGGCGGCGgcggcagggaaggagggggtgccTTCAGGTGTCCGCGACCTCGGCGCCTCCCGCCCGGAAGTGCCCGAGGGTCCGCTATGGAGCTGGCGGAGCCGGGCG CTCAGTAGCGTGGCAGGCAAGGCAGGTGCCATGGCCTTGATTGAAGGGGTGGGTGATGAGGTGACCATCCTTTTCGCGGTGCTTGCCTGCCTTCTGGTGCTGGCTCTCGCCTGGGTCTCAACACACACCGCGGAGGGCGCCGACCCACTGCCCCAGCCATCAGGGACTCCAACACCAGCACAGCCCAGTGAAGCCATGGCGGTCACCGGCAGCATCAGAGGGGAGGCCCCAGGAGCCGAAACTCCCAGCTTGAGACACAGAGGTCAGGCTGCACAgccagagcctggcatggggctctcAGCAACGTCACCAACCCCGGActccccccaggagcccctagtgCTCCGGCTGAAATTCCTCAACGATTCAGAGCAGGTGGCCAGGGCCTGGCCCCACGATACCATTGGCTCCCTGAAAAG GACCCAGTTTCCCGGCCGGGAACAGCAGGTGCGACTCATTTACCAAGGGCAACTGCTAGGAGACGACACCCAGACTCTGGGCAGCCTTCACCTCCCACCCAACTGCGTTCTCCACTGCCACGTGTCCACACGCGTGGGTCCCCCACATCCCCCTTGCCCACCGGGGTCAGAGCCAGGCCCCTCCGGGCTGGAAATAGGCAGCCTGCTGCTGCCtctcctgcttctgctgctgctgctgctctggtATTGCCAGATCCAGTACCGGCCCTTCTTTCCCCTGACCGCCACTCTGGGTCTGGCCGGCTTCACCCTGCTCCTCAGCCTCCTGGCCTTTGCCATGTACCGCCCGTAG